In one window of Tripterygium wilfordii isolate XIE 37 chromosome 1, ASM1340144v1, whole genome shotgun sequence DNA:
- the LOC119984041 gene encoding auxin response factor 6-like, producing the protein MRLSSAGFNPQPEEGEKRVLNSELWHACAGPLVSLPALGSRVVYFPQGHSEQVAATTNMEVNAHIPNYPSLPPQLICQLHDVTMHADVETDEVYAQMTLQPLSPQEQKEAYLPAELGIPSKQPTNYFCKTLTASDTSTHGGFSVPRRAAEKVFPPLDFSMQPPAQELIARDLHDNEWKFRHIFRGQPKRHLLTTGWSVFVSAKRLIAGDSVLFIWNEKNQLLLGIRRANRPQTVMPSSVLSSDSMHLGLLAAAAHAATTNSRFTIFYNPRASPSEFVIPLVKYVKAVYHTRVSVGMRFRMLFETEESSVRRYMGTITGIGDLEPTRWPSSHWRSVKVGWDESTAGERQPRVSLWEIEPLTTFPMYPSPFSVRFKRPWPPGLPSFSGIRDDDLGMNSPLMWVRGDGDRGGIQSMNLQGIGMSPWMQPRLDASILGLQPDMYQAMAAAALQEIRSVDPAKLTPASLLQYQMPHNLAGRNAALIQPQVQQSQPQQVFLQRVPENQQPLSQSEVQIRSQILHQQAQHQHELNNRQQQQEPLPLPLPQQLADNPQISNTVSAISQFASQSQSPALQVVSSLSQQQSFSGSTGNLMTNVSPLQSLLGSFPQDVSSHMLNMPRTNPLIASGTWPSKRAAIEPTISSGAPSCNMPQVEELGPPQTNVSQNSVTLPPFPGRECLIDQDGSTDTQSHLLFGVNIEPSSLFMQNGMASLRGAGSNNDSGTIPFASNYMSNAGPDFSLNAAMTPSGCIVESGVLESSENVGQENSQSNTFVKVYKSGSFGRSLDITKFSSYHELRSELARMFGLEGQLEDPLRSGWQLVFVDRENDVLLLGDDPWPEFVNSVWCIKILSPQEVQQMGKHGLELLKSAPIQRLSNGICDNYMSHQDSRNLNSGITSVGSIEY; encoded by the exons ATGAGGCTGTCATCAGCTGGTTTTAATCCTCAACCCGAAGAAG GGGAGAAGAGGGTTTTGAACTCTGAACTATGGCACGCTTGTGCTGGCCCTCTTGTTTCTCTTCCAGCTCTTGGTAGCCGTGTTGTTTACTTCCCACAAGGTCACAGTGAGCAG GTTGCTGCCACGACCAACATGGAAGTGAATGCTCACATCCCTAACTATCCAAGCTTACCTCCACAACTTATATGCCAGCTTCATGATGTTACAATGCAT GCAGATGTTGAAACAGATGAAGTATATGCACAGATGACATTGCAACCACTGAGTCCG CAAGAGCAGAAGGAAGCCTACCTTCCAGCAGAGTTGGGTATCCCCAGCAAACAgccaacaaattatttttgtaaaacaTTGACCGCCAGTGATACCAGTACTCATGGAGGATTCTCTGTCCCTCGGCGGGCAGCTGAAAAAGTTTTTCCTCCTTTG GATTTCTCTATGCAGCCTCCTGCTCAAGAGTTGATTGCCAGGGATCTTCATGATAATGAGTGGAAATTCCGGCACATCTTTCGTG GCCAACCCAAAAGGCACCTTCTCACAACAGGTTGGAGTGTGTTTGTTAGTGCTAAAAGACTTATTGCTGGTGATTCGGTGCTCTTTATCTG GAATGAAAAGAATCAGCTACTTCTTGGTATTCGACGTGCTAATCGTCCACAAACTGTTATGCCGTCGTCAGTTTTATCAAGCGATAGCATGCACTTGGGGCTTCTTGCTGCTGCAGCTCATGCAGCTACAACAAATAGCCGCTTCACCATATTTTATAACCCAAG GGCTAGCCCATCGGAATTTGTCATACCGTTGGTCAAGTATGTTAAAGCGGTCTATCATACCCGTGTCTCTGTTGGCATGCGCTTTAGGATGCTTTTTGAAACAGAAGAATCAAGTGTTCGTCG CTACATGGGCACCATAACTGGTATAGGAGACTTAGAACCTACTCGCTGGCCAAGCTCACACTGGCGCTCAGTCAAG GTTGGCTGGGATGAGTCCACGGCAGGGGAAAGGCAGCCAAGAGTTTCACTGTGGGAGATTGAACCTTTAACAACCTTCCCGATGTATCCATCTCCATTTTCTGTCAGGTTTAAACGACCATGGCCACCAGGACTGCCCTCATTTAGTG GCATCAGGGATGATGATCTAGGAATGAATTCTCCCCTTATGTGGGTCAGAGGAGATGGAGATCGTGGTGGAATCCAATCTATGAACTTACAGGGAATCGGAATGTCACCATGGATGCAGCCTAGGCTTGATGCTTCCATTCTTGGTCTGCAACCTGACATGTACCAGGCTATGGCTGCAGCAGCACTTCAAGAGATAAGGTCCGTAGATCCTGCGAAACTGACACCTGCATCCCTTCTGCAATACCAGATGCCGCATAATCTTGCTGGGAGGAATGCCGCTTTAATTCAGCCCCAAGTGCAGCAGTCTCAGCCTCAACAGGTCTTCCTTCAACGTGTTCCGGAAAATCAGCAGCCTCTCTCTCAGTCTGAGGTTCAAATTCGGTCACAAATCCTTCATCAACAAGCGCAGCATCAGCATGAACTGAATAATCGACAGCAGCAGCAAGAGCCACTGCCTCTGCCACTACCCCAGCAACTGGCTGACAATCCACAGATTTCAAATACTGTCTCTGCAATTTCTCAGTTTGCTTCTCAATCTCAGTCACCAGCATTGCAAGTTGTCTCTTCACTTTCTCAACAGCAGAGTTTCTCTGGTTCAACAGGGAACCTTATGACTAATGTTTCTCCGCTGCAAAGTCTATTGGGTTCGTTTCCACAGGATGTATCATCTCACATGCTCAACATGCCTAGAACAAACCCACTGATAGCTTCTGGTACCTGGCCATCAAAGAGAGCTGCGATTGAACCTACTATTTCTTCTGGAGCTCCTTCATGTAATATGCCCCAGGTGGAAGAGTTGGGGCCACCCCAGACAAATGTCTCTCAGAACTCTGTTACACTGCCTCCTTTTCCTGGCAGGGAGTGTTTGATAGACCAAGATGGGAGCACCGATACGCAGAGCCATCTTTTATTTGGTGTCAATATTGAGCCTTCATCTCTGTTTATGCAGAATGGAATGGCAAGCCTTCGTGGAGCTGGCAGCAATAATGACTCCGGAACTATACCCTTTGCTTCCAATTATATGAGTAATGCAGGGCCTGATTTTTCTCTCAATGCGGCAATGACTCCTTCAGGTTGCATTGTTGAATCAGGTGTGCTGGAGTCCTCAGAAAATGTTGGTCAAGAGAATTCACAAAGTAATACCTTTGTCAAG gtCTACAAGTCGGGGTCCTTTGGAAGGTCACTGGATATCACCAAATTTAGCAGCTACCATGAGCTACGCAGTGAGCTTGCACGTATGTTTGGCCTTGAAGGCCAGTTGGAGGACCCCCTGAGATCAGGCTGGCAGCTTGTATTCGTTGACCGGGAGAATGATGTTCTTCTACTTGGCGACGACCCCTGGCC GGAGTTCGTAAACAGTGTGTGGTGTATCAAGATACTTTCGCCACAAGAAGTGCAGCAAATGGGCAAGCATGGCTTGGAGCTTCTGAAATCTGCCCCAATCCAACGGCTTTCTAATGGCATCTGCGATAACTATATGAGCCATCAAGATTCTAGAAATCTGAACTCTGGTATAACCTCTGTGGGGTCTATAGAATACTGA
- the LOC119984219 gene encoding uncharacterized protein LOC119984219: MDYERIHKPQTGMISPSKLRMKFMGPNHHRKKDGSNCNSRTSPTKLEDAEFVRNSLLASNSGDFYEEVAATSLEVSSVQESRSVVSETSPDDPISCQPKETLRRENVSAGHVKMQQYSKGDTASSSAVHPMRILEDESVDYDSNASSSSFEFDKGEKSSHNQLSRSFSRPVPSKWNDAEKWIINRHIVQPNYPKRNAPYNQTNRLPISNMVRVAPEVAHCDHKSSNNRGAETKRVDFCQPTTQMALEKFSFVPPGSHPISGQASGVSACGDLRPLSKDLKEVGHMELSCTRSSAEDATVVPPIRAVCMRDMGTEMTPVPSQEPSRTATPVGATTPLRSPMSSIPSTPRRGAPAPTPTTDEETPHPIEPSKTELSEQELKMKTRREIVALGVQLGKMNIANWASKNELEKNASSVGAADREELERVEFEKRAAAWEEAEKSRHVARFKREEIKIQAWESQQNAKLEAEMRRIEAKVEQMRAQAKAKMVKKIAMARQRSEEKRAAAEARKNQEAERSAAQAEYIRQTGRMPSSTPYMCCGWLS, from the exons ATGGATTACGAGAGGATACACAAACCACAG ACTGGTATGATATCTCCAAGTAAGCTGAGGATGAAGTTTATGGGGCCAAACCATCATAGGAAAAAAGATGGATCAAACTGTAACTCAAGGACCTCGCCTACAAAGCTTGAGGATGCTGAGTTTGTCAGAAACAGCTTGTTAGCTTCCAACAGTGGAGATTTTTATGAGGAAG TTGCAGCTACTAGCTTAGAAGTTTCCTCCGTGCAAGAATCCAGGTCGGTGGTGTCGGAAACCAGCCCAGATGATCCAATTTCTTGCCAGCCAAAGGAGACATTGCGAAGAGAAAATGTCAGTGCTGGTCATGTTAAGATGCAGCAATACTCAAAGGGTGATACAGCTAGCTCGAGTGCAGTTCATCCAATGAGAATACtagaagatgaaagtgttgaTTATGACAGCAATGCTAGTTCATCCAGCTTTGAATTTGATAAAGGGGAAAAATCATCGCACAATCAGCTTTCAAGATCATTCTCTAGACCAGTGCCGTCTAAATGGAATGATGCTGAAAAATGGATCATAAACAGGCATATTGTACAACCTAATTATCCTAAGAGGAATGCTCCATACAACCAAACAAATCGGCTACCAATATCAAATATGGTCAGAGTTGCTCCAGAGGTGGCACACTGTGATCATAAGTCATCAAATAACAGGGGAGCGGAGACTAAGCGAGTAGATTTTTGCCAACCTACGACACAAATGGCATTGGAGAAGTTCTCTTTTGTTCCTCCTGGAAGTCATCCCATTTCGGGTCAAGCATCTGGGGTAAGTGCATGTGGTGATTTGCGTCCTCTGAGTAAGGACTTGAAGGAAGTGGGTCACATGGAGTTATCTTGTACAAGGAGCTCCGCAGAAGATGCAACGG TTGTTCCTCCCATAAGGGCAGTTTGCATGAGAGACATGGGTACAGAGATGACCCCTGTTCCCAGTCAAGAGCCTTCGAGAACTGCTACACCTGTTGGCGCAACCACTCCACTTCGTAGCCCAATGTCTTCTATCCCATCTACTCCTCGAAGAGGGGCACCAGCACCCACTCCAACCACTGATGAGGAAACACCGCATCCAATTGAACCCAGCAAAACAGAATTGTCAGAGCAAGAACTGAAGATGAAGACAAGGCGAGAGATTGTAGCCCTTGGCGTCCAGCTTGGTAAGATGAATATTGCTAATTGGGCTAGTAAAAATGAGCTGGAGAAGAATGCGTCCTCTGTTGGGGCCGCTGATAGGGAAGAGCTTGAGCGGGTTGAATTTGAAAAACGTGCAGCTGCGTGGGAGGAAGCTGAAAAATCTAGACACGTGGCGAG ATTTAAGCGTgaagaaatcaaaatccaaGCGTGGGAAAGCCAGCAGAACGCAAAGCTGGAAGCAGAGATGCGGAGGATAGAG GCAAAGGTAGAGCAGATGAGAGCCCAAGCTAAAGCAAAAATGGTGAAGAAGATTGCAATGGCAAGACAAAGATCGGAAGAAAAACGAGCTGCAGCAGAAGCCAGGAAAAACCAAGAGGCAGAAAGAAGTGCAGCACAAGCCGAGTATATCCGCCAAACAGGCAGGATGCCATCATCAACCCCTTATATGTGCTGTGGTTGGTTATCCTGA